The Rhododendron vialii isolate Sample 1 chromosome 5a, ASM3025357v1 genome contains a region encoding:
- the LOC131327886 gene encoding uncharacterized protein LOC131327886 — MHRDLVKPITVEEIRGALKSIKGDKAPGPDSFCSSFFQHNWDIVGQDLIDAVLLFFEKGYILKEWNSTALTLALPIVMSQSQSAFIKGRSIVDNVLLMHELIRNYHRNDGSPRCAIKVGIMKAYDSVDWDFLLDTMKAMEFPTIFVGWVKECITTPKFSIMINGGLEGYFLGARDLRQGDPISPYIFLLVMEAFSSLLQWNIEAGEFTYHPKCQAQAISHVVFADDLFILSSALEKSLHIIFQTLKDFHGFFGMQPNLLKSAIYFAGVPSTTQQELSQLLGIPVGQLPVQYLGVPLISTRLTSSDSAVLKERILAKIHNLKHIGAKVNWAKLCVLKNEGGLGFRSIKEWNKAVNMKHLWVISQKADTLWVKWVHVYILRGQSLWGVQIPCEASWVIRKLLKLRDTCQEWIRLLASYWALYKRFGETMVAHRGRALQAEVSSIIDEGVWKWPRQRNRAIMEIMRETPDGFLPSPSVSDTVIWTLTADGKYSAKSAWEACRHQNPVQPWHAIVWFGYGVPRWSFIEWQTVLGRLPSGDRLVSWGMVVSPQCVLCSSGMESHAHLFFDCHFSSSIWQQILSRNGITRSILPLSQELEWAL; from the exons ATGCACAGAGACCTTGTTAAACCTATTACAGTGGAGGAAATCAGGGGTGCTCTCAAGTCCATAAAGGGGGATAAGGCCCCAGGCCCGGATAGCTTCTGCTCTAGTTTTTTCCAGCATAATTGGGATATTGTGGGGCAGGATTTGATTGATgctgttcttcttttctttgagAAAGGCTATATTCTAAAGGAATGGAACTCTACTGCCCTTACTCTG GCTCTGCCAATTGTAATGAGTCAATCCCAATCAGCTTTTATTAAAGGCAGAAGTATTGTTGATAATGTGTTGCTTATGCACGAGCTTATCAGGAACTATCATAGAAATGATGGATCTCCTAGATGTGCTATCAAAGTTGGTATCATGAAGGCCTATGATTCGGTGGATTGGGATTTCTTGCTGGACACAATGAAAGCTATGGAGTTTCCTACCATTTTTGTGGGTTGGGTAAAGGAATGTATTACAACTCCTAAATTCTCTATTATGATTAATGGAGGGCTTGAAGGGTACTTTCTAGGAGCTAGAGATCTTAGGCAAGGGGATCCTATCTCTCCTTACATTTTCCTCTTAGTTATGGAAGCTTTCTCATCCTTGCTACAATGGAATATAGAAGCTGGGGAGTTCACGTACCATCCAAAATGTCAGGCTCAAGCAATTTCACATGTTGTGTTTGCAGATGATCTTTTCATTTTGAGTAGCGCTCTTGAGAAATCCTTGCATATTATTTTTCAGACTTTGAAGGATTTTCATGGATTTTTTGGAATGCAGCCCAACTTGCTCAAGAGTGCAATCTATTTTGCTGGTGTCCCTAGTACAACACAGCAAGAGCTGTCTCAGTTATTGGGCATTCCTGTGGGACAACTTCCAGTGCAGTATTTGGGGGTTCCCTTAATAAGTACTAGATTAACTTCATCTGATTCTGCTGTCTTGAAAGAGCGGATTTTGGCGAAAATTCATA ATTTAAAGCACATTGGTGCTAAGGTCAATTGGGCCAAACTTTGTGTCCTAAAGAATGAGGGAGGCTTGGGTTTTAGATCCATTAAAGAGTGGAACAAAGCTGTCAACATGAAGCATCTCTGGGTCATCAGTCAAAAAGCTGATACGTTATGGGTTAAATGGGTTCATGTTTATATCTTGAGAGGTCAAAGTTTGTGGGGGGTTCAGATTCCTTGTGAGGCTTCTTGGGTGATTAGGAAATTGCTGAAGCTCAGGGATACTTGCCAAGAGTGGATTAG ATTATTGGCATCCTATTGGGCGTTATACAAGAGATTTGGAGAAACTATGGTGGCTCATAGGGGAAGAGCATTACAGGCCGAGGTCTCTTCTATCATTGATGAGGGTGTTTGGAAGTGGCCTAGGCAACGTAACAGGGCTATTATGGAAATTATGAGGGAAACTCCTGATGGGTTTCTGCCATCTCCATCTGTTAGCGACACGGTTATATGGACTCTGACTGCAGATGGTAAATATTCTGCCAAATCTGCTTGGGAGGCATGTAGGCACCAAAATCCCGTTCAACCTTGGCATGctattgtgtggtttggttatggAGTTCCTAGGTGGAGCTTTATTGAGTGGCAGACTGTTTTGGGGAGATTGCCTTCTGGAGATAGGTTGGTGAGTTGGGGTATGGTGGTG